The following proteins come from a genomic window of Streptomyces sp. NBC_01716:
- a CDS encoding discoidin domain-containing protein gives MPPRTSLLATTTLALLALAAPLAVAAPPQPPAVRAVAAWNTDRAAEAVAARPAAVTTSGVENAGTPATAAFDNNPTTRWASDFANNAWIQVDLGGVIRVSQVKLEWEAAFGKQYVLEISRNGTDWTDFYTENEGTGGTVTAHTYPQEATGRYVRMRGIERGTPWGYSLFSFQVFGGEPAPASTTRSNLALNHPAYGDLYQHAGNSPAFVTDGGWPADLKADQSRWSSDWNQNRWVGVDLGAPSTIQSVDLYWEAAYAVDFELQVSDDNRNWRTVYRPSAAQIAERRANVKSPAEAVGRHDTVDLPTPANGRYVRMLGKERRSFYNPAPSTAQFGYSLYEFQVWGTGGSAAAAYPALPQNPGGAYRQTFFDDFTGSGLDRAKWRVVRTGQEMGSVNGEAQAYVDSPDNIKTQNGALVLESKYCKGCTTVPGGGTYDFTSGRVDTNTKFDFTYGKVSARMRLPVGDGFWPAFWLLGSDVDDPSVSWPGSGETDIMENIGYADWTSTALHGPGYSAADNIGKSQTFPNGGRVDQWHTYAVEWTPEGMIFTVDDRVVQTTSRQKLESTRGEWVFDHNQYVILNLALGGAYPAGHNQVTTPYWGLPQSSVDRVAQGGVKAEIDWVRVEQK, from the coding sequence ATGCCCCCACGTACGTCCTTACTCGCGACGACCACCCTCGCCCTGCTCGCGCTGGCGGCGCCGCTCGCCGTCGCCGCACCGCCGCAGCCGCCCGCCGTCCGCGCCGTCGCGGCGTGGAACACCGACCGCGCCGCGGAAGCCGTCGCGGCCAGACCGGCGGCCGTCACCACCTCCGGCGTGGAGAACGCAGGCACCCCCGCGACCGCCGCCTTCGACAACAACCCCACCACCCGGTGGGCGAGCGACTTCGCCAACAACGCCTGGATCCAGGTCGACCTCGGCGGCGTCATCCGCGTCAGCCAGGTCAAGCTCGAATGGGAGGCCGCCTTCGGGAAGCAGTACGTCCTGGAGATCTCCCGGAACGGCACCGACTGGACCGACTTCTACACCGAGAACGAGGGCACGGGCGGCACCGTCACCGCGCACACATACCCGCAGGAGGCCACCGGACGCTACGTCCGGATGCGCGGCATCGAGCGCGGCACCCCCTGGGGCTACTCCCTCTTCTCCTTCCAGGTCTTCGGCGGCGAACCCGCCCCCGCCTCCACGACGCGCAGCAACCTGGCGCTGAACCACCCCGCGTACGGCGACCTCTACCAGCACGCGGGCAACTCACCGGCGTTCGTCACCGACGGCGGCTGGCCGGCCGACCTCAAGGCCGACCAGTCCCGCTGGTCCAGCGACTGGAACCAGAACCGCTGGGTCGGCGTGGACCTCGGCGCCCCGTCCACGATCCAGTCCGTGGACCTGTACTGGGAGGCGGCGTACGCGGTCGACTTCGAGCTCCAGGTCTCCGACGACAACCGCAACTGGCGCACCGTGTACCGCCCTTCGGCCGCGCAGATCGCCGAGCGGCGGGCGAACGTCAAGTCACCGGCGGAGGCGGTCGGCAGGCACGACACGGTCGACCTGCCGACGCCGGCGAACGGCCGCTACGTGCGGATGCTGGGCAAGGAGCGCCGCTCCTTCTACAACCCGGCGCCGTCGACGGCGCAGTTCGGCTACTCGCTGTACGAGTTCCAGGTCTGGGGCACCGGCGGCAGCGCGGCGGCGGCGTACCCCGCACTGCCGCAGAACCCGGGCGGCGCCTACCGCCAGACCTTCTTCGACGACTTCACGGGCTCCGGCCTCGACCGCGCCAAGTGGCGCGTGGTCCGCACCGGCCAGGAGATGGGCTCCGTCAACGGCGAGGCGCAGGCGTACGTCGACTCGCCGGACAACATCAAGACCCAGAACGGGGCGCTCGTCCTGGAGTCCAAGTACTGCAAGGGGTGCACCACGGTGCCGGGCGGCGGCACGTACGACTTCACCTCCGGCCGCGTCGACACCAACACCAAGTTCGACTTCACGTACGGCAAGGTCAGCGCCCGTATGAGGCTCCCCGTCGGCGACGGCTTCTGGCCGGCGTTCTGGCTGCTGGGCAGCGACGTCGACGACCCGTCCGTGTCCTGGCCGGGCTCGGGCGAGACGGACATCATGGAGAACATCGGCTACGCGGACTGGACGAGCACCGCGCTGCACGGTCCCGGCTACTCGGCCGCCGACAACATCGGCAAGTCGCAGACCTTCCCGAACGGCGGCAGGGTCGACCAGTGGCACACCTACGCCGTCGAGTGGACGCCGGAGGGGATGATCTTCACCGTCGACGACCGGGTGGTGCAGACGACGTCGCGGCAGAAGCTGGAGTCGACCCGCGGGGAATGGGTCTTCGACCACAACCAGTACGTGATCCTCAATCTGGCGCTGGGCGGCGCCTACCCCGCCGGGCACAACCAGGTCACCACGCCGTACTGGGGCCTGCCCCAGTCCAGCGTCGACAGGGTCGCGCAGGGCGGTGTGAAGGCGGAGATCGACTGGGTGCGGGTCGAGCAGAAGTAG
- a CDS encoding GH1 family beta-glucosidase: MNATPIQDLARPAAALKGLPADFRWGVATSAYQIEGAAAEDGRTPSIWDTFCRVPGAVEGGEHGDVACDHYHRMPQDVELIAGLGVDTYRFSLAWPRIQPGGRGPANAKGLDFYKRLVDELHGKNITPWITLYHWDLPQELEDAGGWPARDTAYRFADYAALAYDALGDSVEHWTTLNEPWCSAVLGYDVGVHAPGRKDFGDSIRAVHHLLLGHGLASRRIRDAAGDNPLELGITLNLGTATPETDSEADREACRRADGQGRRLYLDPLVHGRYPEDVVADLALRGAELPVQDGDLEIIANPLDVLGVNFYRGALFSGVTESGSPLDDDGLPVTRAVPRDLPRTAMDWEITPTELTDLLLRLQEDYAIPTVITENGAAFDDTVAADGSVPDTDRTAYLADHLAAVAEARAQGADVRGYFAWSLMDNFEWAYGYDKRFGIVRVDYDTQVRTLKDSAKWYRDTIGLTREAR; the protein is encoded by the coding sequence ATGAACGCCACCCCCATCCAGGACCTCGCCCGCCCCGCCGCGGCGCTCAAGGGCCTGCCTGCCGACTTCCGTTGGGGCGTCGCCACCTCCGCCTACCAGATCGAGGGAGCGGCCGCCGAGGACGGCAGGACCCCCTCGATCTGGGACACCTTCTGCCGGGTCCCGGGTGCCGTGGAAGGCGGTGAGCACGGCGACGTGGCCTGCGACCACTACCACCGGATGCCGCAGGACGTGGAGCTGATCGCGGGCCTGGGCGTGGACACGTACCGCTTCTCGCTCGCCTGGCCGCGCATCCAGCCCGGCGGGCGCGGGCCGGCCAACGCCAAGGGTCTGGACTTCTACAAGCGGCTCGTCGACGAGCTGCACGGGAAGAACATCACTCCGTGGATCACGCTCTACCACTGGGACCTGCCGCAGGAGTTGGAGGACGCGGGCGGCTGGCCGGCCCGTGACACGGCCTACCGTTTCGCCGACTACGCGGCGCTCGCGTACGACGCGCTCGGCGACAGCGTCGAGCACTGGACCACGCTGAACGAGCCCTGGTGCTCGGCGGTCCTCGGTTACGACGTGGGCGTCCACGCCCCCGGCCGCAAGGACTTCGGCGACTCGATCCGCGCCGTCCACCATCTCCTGCTCGGCCACGGACTCGCCTCACGGCGCATCCGCGACGCCGCGGGCGACAACCCGCTCGAACTCGGCATCACCCTCAACCTCGGCACGGCCACGCCCGAGACCGACAGCGAGGCGGACCGCGAGGCCTGCCGCCGCGCCGACGGCCAGGGCCGGCGCCTCTACCTGGACCCGCTCGTGCACGGCCGCTACCCCGAGGACGTCGTCGCCGACCTGGCGCTGCGCGGCGCCGAACTCCCCGTCCAGGACGGCGACCTGGAGATCATCGCCAATCCGCTGGACGTCCTCGGCGTCAACTTCTACCGGGGAGCCCTCTTCTCCGGTGTCACCGAGAGCGGCTCCCCGCTGGACGACGACGGGCTGCCCGTCACCCGCGCCGTGCCCCGTGACCTGCCCCGTACCGCCATGGACTGGGAGATCACGCCGACCGAACTCACCGACCTCCTCCTGCGTCTCCAGGAGGACTACGCAATTCCCACCGTGATCACCGAGAACGGAGCGGCCTTCGACGACACCGTCGCCGCCGACGGCTCCGTCCCGGACACGGACCGGACCGCGTATCTCGCGGACCACCTCGCGGCCGTGGCCGAGGCGCGCGCACAGGGCGCCGACGTACGCGGCTACTTCGCCTGGTCGCTGATGGACAACTTCGAGTGGGCGTACGGCTACGACAAGCGCTTCGGCATTGTCCGCGTCGACTACGACACCCAGGTCAGGACCCTCAAGGACAGCGCCAAGTGGTACCGCGACACGATCGGACTCACCCGCGAGGCGCGATAG